One window of the Macrobrachium nipponense isolate FS-2020 chromosome 22, ASM1510439v2, whole genome shotgun sequence genome contains the following:
- the LOC135198434 gene encoding ATP-dependent RNA helicase DHX30-like, with protein MYLLRRLTNITSTVCSPSRIKFEKRGFAKVQFRHSQKQLQQLVREDQQYVQKQMGMILGVFPNVRGTLNNMFYNLSTNLDPSYKCHHTTSAVGRVSNQLVYHTTFTINWPKSMSFTGYGIKKRDAEQNAMVKALEYLYNESLITSSGHPVTVSQEEKQKLIDKWSCPPVLTVPYHLLEEGWKLLDNFEEEVQPYLEEKNKMTSFIPMSHQEDSEDEMPGTGSFEPVSDNSDVDEEPPGSGFVLDLLTGKEYVVNPDASHSRSRELLERLSWRVSSPTPQSRLGKTLPMLDYKDNLEKALDTHQVVIVAGDTGCGKSTQVPQMILDKWIKEGRGADCNILISQPRRISAISLAKCIAQERGEQLGESIGYHVRLNYKRVEDRGGVMFLTTGMLLQGLHSNPTLEGISHVIVDEVHERSVPTDLLLILLRRLIRSNTNLKLVLMSASLSMEELCNYFGKSESALIEVPGALYPLTRHYLFDVFSELNLNSKKYQLQPLTEPGSHPIVNVELVLDIIKRIDSSRPPGAILCFLPGWQDISLVQVRLQENEKLKDRLWVLPLHSRLPSSEQEQIFEPAPSGMRKVVLATNIAETSLTVKDVVYVIDTGCHKEQRYDSRRDLSVLGNHWISKANGQQRAGRAGRVQPGEVFHLYSKNIHKDMSRFPVPEILRISLEHVILQCKAHCGEESALSFLSEALSVPSPRLIGKAVRNLEDLGLLKSNRMESIETLTPLGRRVVHFSTPPHLSKALIYASIFKCVDSVASIAAALSSGRGIFHNSIDMRSDIRDVKQSVNPTSDLLAMLGLIQHWEELSNYRDSIHYCNNNNLSHRGLLFNNGIKRVYGDHLKDAFMVDNNVFSEDSVWNVNNLNHQLLLGVLLAGVNRVLLLQRGTLSKGILRKDSTVIKMLEGTVINTGSDCVLHSIPKNLDDDSRHLLCVHLTRDETSRRTVARDLSLLQPITIALFAGQALSLHLAGEQYLLSVDGQLKMSFHVDQRTGNFLIELRNAVRQLVEIIIETRGLDVTSSSFEASCDMLIQYVSRLVEYYDFKEEKNTKRSILYEDDDS; from the exons ATGTACTTACTTAGAAGACTTACCAATATAACCTCCACTGTCTGTTCACCATCCAGAATTAAATTTGAAAAAC gTGGTTTTGCAAAAGTACAGTTTCGGCACTCACAAAAACAACTACAGCAGCTGGTCAGAGAGGATCAACAATATGTACAAA AGCAAATGGGAATGATTTTGGGAGTATTTCCTAATGTGAGAGGAACTTTGAATAACATGTTTTATAACCTGAGTACCAATTTGGATCCCTCTTACAA ATGTCATCATACAACATCAGCAGTTGGAAGAGTCAGCAACCAGTTAGTGTACCACACAACATTTACAATTAATTGGCCCAAATCAATGTCATTTACTGGCTATGGAATCAAGAAAAGGGATGCTGAACAGAATGCTATGGTAAAAGCACTGGAGTATCTGTACAATG AGAGTCTCATAACATCGAGTGGCCATCCAGTTACAGTATCTCAAGAAGAAAAGCAGAAACTAATTGATAAGTGGTCTTGTCCACCAGTTCTAACAGTGCCATACCATCTTTTGGAAGAAGGATGGAAATTATTAGATAACTTTGAAGAG GAAGTGCAGCCATatttagaggaaaaaaataaaatgacatctTTTATTCCAATGAGTCATCAGGAGGATTCAGAGGATGAGATGCCTGGTACTGGGTCTTTTGAACCTGTCAGTG ATAATTCAGATGTAGATGAAGAACCACCAGGTAGTGGTTTTGTGTTAGATCTTTTAACTGGAAAGGAATATGTAGTCAATCCCGATGCCAGCCACAGTAGAAGCAGAGAATTACTAGAACGACTTTCCTGGCGAGTGTCATCTCCTACTCCTCAGTCTAGGCTGGGCAAAACTCTGCCAATGCTCGATTATAA AGATAACCTTGAAAAAGCCCTCGATACTCATCAAGTTGTGATTGTGGCAGGAGATACTGGTTGTGGTAAAAGTACTCAG GTTCCTCAGATGATCCTAGACAAGTGgataaaggaaggaagaggagctGACTGTAATATTCTTATTTCACAGCCCAGAAGAATTTCAGCAATTTCTTTAGCAAAATGTATTGCTCAAGAAAGAGGAGAACag CTGGGTGAAAGCATTGGCTACCACGTACGACTGAATTATAAACGTGTCGAGGATCGTGGAGGTGTAATGTTTTTAACAACTGGCATGCTGCTCCAGGGACTCCATTCCAATCCTACTCTGGAAGGCATATCACATGTCATAGTAGATGAAGTGcatgaacgttctgtaccaacagATTTGCTTCTAATTCTTTTGCGGCGACTGATTCGTTCTAATACAAATCTTAAATTAGTCTTGATGAGTGCCTCGTTAAGTATGGAAGAACTTTGCAATTATTTTGGGAAAAGTGAATCTGCATTGATAGAAGTGCCTGGTGCTTTGTATCCTTTAACACGCCATTATTTATTTGACGTTTTCAGTGAATTGAACCTAAACTCAAAGAAATACCAACTCCAGCCACTTACAGAGCCTGGTTCACATCCCATTGTTAATGTAGAGTTAGTGTtagatattataaaaagaatagatTCCTCTAGACCACCAGGAGCTATCTTGTGTTTCTTACCTGGCTGGCAGGATATAAGTTTAGTGCAAGTGCGgttacaagaaaatgaaaaattgaaagatAGGCTGTGGGTGCTGCCATTGCACTCACGTCTGCCTTCTTCAGAGCAAGAACAGATCTTTGAACCTGCTCCCAGTGGTATGCGGAAAGTAGTGCTTGCAACAAACATTGCAGAAACAAGTTTGACTGTTAAAGATGTTGTCTATGTAATTGACACAGGGTGCCATAAAGAACAAAG ATATGACAGTAGAAGAGATTTGAGTGTCTTGGGAAACCATTGGATTTCAAAAGCCAATGGCCAGCAGCGAGCTGGGAGAGCAGGAAGGGTGCAGCCGGGTGAGGTTTTTCACCTCTACTCCAAAAACATTCATAAAGACATGAGCAGATTTCCTGTACCTGAAATTTTGAGGATTTCATTAGAGCATGTGATACTGCAGTGTAAG GCACACTGTGGAGAAGAAAGTGCCCTGTCTTTTCTCTCAGAAGCACTTAGTGTACCTTCTCCTAGACTAATAGGAAAAGCTGTAAGGAATCTTGAAGATTTGGGGCTGCTTAAATCCAATCGTATGGAGTCCATTGAAACTCTCACCCCATTGGGACGGCGTGTTGTTCACTTTTCAACCCCACCGCATTTGTCAAAGGCTCTTATTTATGCATCAATATTCAA atgtgTAGATTCAGTTGCATCAATTGCAGCAGCATTAAGCAGTGGCAGGGGTATATTTCATAACAGCATTGACATGCGTTCTGACATACGAGACGTTAAACAGTCAGTAAACCCAACAAGTGATCTTCTGGCAATGTTAGGCCTCATTCAGCACTGGGAGGAATTGTCCAACTACAGAGACTCCATTCATtactgtaataacaataatcttagTCATCGTGGATTGTTGTTTAATAATG GGATCAAGAGAGTGTATGGCGACCATCTGAAAGATGCCTTTATGGTTGATAACAATGTGTTCTCCGAAGACTCGGTATGGAATGTGAACAACCTGAATCATCAGTTACTTTTGGGGGTTTTACTGGCTGGTGTTAACAGAGTATTGCTCCTGCAGAGAGGGACATTGTCTAAAGGGATACTGCGAAAGGATAGTACTGTTATCAAGATGTT GGAAGGGACAGTCATTAATACTGGCAGTGACTGCGTACTACACAGCATCCCCAAAAATCTAGATGATGATTCCCGCCATCTGTTGTGTGTCCACTTGACGAGGGATGAAACGTCTCGAAGAACAGTTGCAAGAGACTTATCTCTGCTTCAGCCAATCACAATTGCATTGTTTGCTGGACAGGCTTTATCTCTTCACCTAGCAGGAGAACAGTATTTACTGTCGGTTGATGGCcaattaaaaatgtcatttcatgttgaCCAGAG